CCGCGCCTCGCCGGCGCGATAGCCGAGCTGCCGCGTCAGGACGTCGATGACTTCCTCCTGGAAGTCCGCCGGCGGCGCCTCGGGCTCGGCCGGCACGTCCGTGCGCAGCAGCGCATACTTGCCCATCTTGCCGTGCAGCGCCGCGACGATCTTCTCCGCGGTCCGCGCGCCGATGCCGGGCAGCTTCTGCAAAAACGCGATGTCCTTGCGCTCAACGGCGTCCGCGACCCGCTCGACGGGATGCGCGAGCGCCTTCATCGCCTTGGTCGGGCCGACGCCGTCCACGGTGATGAACCGCTCGAAGAACTCCTGCTCGACCTCCCGGAGGAACCCGACGAGCAGCGGCCGCGGCTGATTGGCGCTGACGTGATAGGAGATGTGCAGCTCGACGGTCTCGTCCCCTGTCTGGCGCAGGGCCTCCGGCCGCTCCCGAGACCGGGCGGCCTCCTGGAGGCGATGCGGGTCGGCCCGCAGCAGGTCGCGCAGAAACGCCGGGAGGTGCACCTCGTACCCGACGCCTCCGCAGTCGATCACCAGCATCTCGTCGGTGCGGCGCATCACCCGGCCGCGCAGCAGCGCGATCATGCGGGACTCGGGGAGCCGCGGGCGAGCGGCACGCCGCGCCGCGACAGCGCGACCAGCGCGAGGGCCAGCGCGTCGCCGACGTGCGTCAGGGGATCGCGGTCCAGCGCAAGCAGCGCCCGCACCATCCGCTGGATCTGCCGCTTGTCGGCGCGCCCGGACGCCGCGAGGGCCCGCTTCACCGCCGCGGGAGGAATGGTCTCCACGGGGATGCGCCGCTCCGCGGCGGCGATGCTGATGG
This genomic window from bacterium contains:
- the ruvA gene encoding Holliday junction branch migration protein RuvA, translating into MIALLRGRVMRRTDEMLVIDCGGVGYEVHLPAFLRDLLRADPHRLQEAARSRERPEALRQTGDETVELHISYHVSANQPRPLLVGFLREVEQEFFERFITVDGVGPTKAMKALAHPVERVADAVERKDIAFLQKLPGIGARTAEKIVAALHGKMGKYALLRTDVPAEPEAPPADFQEEVIDVLTRQLGYRAGEARRMVADALRRNGALASAEALLQEVYRVERGSLA